The Ascochyta rabiei chromosome 10, complete sequence genome has a window encoding:
- a CDS encoding Homogentisate 1,2-dioxygenase — protein MTINDGGSAGMSNTSLENTARHQTMENHAPATVEPTLQERVPATDPQKVFHYTDLQRTKPTRANDPYDYLVGFGNRHESEVIPGALPVAQYNPQDRGFGLYTEGLTYSFFAAPRHSNMSTFMYRARPSAAHRGYRSVDSKSNVENCFLSLNPKVKTLPAQAEWSPFPLPTAGDEIDFTDGLHTLGGSGDPNLREGVALSIYAFNKNMDGKAYCNTDGDFLIVAQLGNLNIQTEMGRLFLQPGEICVIQRSIRFRVDLGPDVAVARGYIIEVWGSTWELPDLGPIGGHGLANARDFLFPKAYIDEDLHRDFTVVVKNNGQHMAIDQDHSPFDVVAWHGNAVPYKYDLTKFASQNATSVDHTDPCINTVLTARSRDPNTSLVDFLWFGPRWDVASNTFRPPYFHRNAASEFLACLYGKGLSRSDDFRPGGASYDRGNTPHGGFDDSYVMNSKKPTVNQPERILEGTSSVSLSLSLSLLKPCDWSRVVGVN, from the exons ATGACTATCAACGACGGCGGCTCGGCAGGTATGAGCAACACATCTCTCGAAAACACAGCCCGCCATCAGACGATGGAGAATCATGCTCCTGCCACCGTTGAACCAACTCTCCAAGAACGCGTCCCAGCCACGGACCCGCAGAAGGTGTTCCACTATACAGACCTCCAACGAACTAAGCCAACTAGAGCCAATGACCCGTACGACTATCTCGTTGGCTTCGGCAACCGTCATGAGTCTGAAGTCATCCCAGGGGCTCTCCCTGTAGCCCAATACAACCCGCAGGACCGTGGGTTTGGGCTGTATACAGAAGGCCTAACCTATTCTTTCTTCGCAGCACCGAGACACAGCAACATGAGTACATTCATGTATCGAGCGCGACCATCCGCAGCCCATCGTGGCTACAGATCGGTCGACAGTAAATCCAACGTGGAGAATTGCTTCCTGTCGCTGAACCCAAAGGTCAAAACACTCCCAGCCCAGGCCGAGTGGTCGCCCTTCCCTCTTCCAACCGCGGGCGATGAGATAGATTTCACCGACGGACTGCATACGCTGGGCGGGAGCGGCGACCCGAATCTGCGCGAGGGCGTAGCGCTTTCCATCTACGCCTTCAACAAAAACATGGACGGCAAGGCGTACTGCAACACGGACGGCGACTTTCTCATCGTAGCTCAGCTGGGCAATCTGAACATCCAGACAGAGATGGGCAGACTTTTCCTTCAGCCCGGCGAGATCTGCGTCATCCAACGTAGTATTCGGTTCCGGGTCGATCTGGGCCCGGACGTCGCGGTCGCTCGTGGCTACATCATTGAGGTCTGGGGCTCGACGTGGGAACTGCCTGACTTAGGCCCCATTGGCGGTCACGGATTGGCCAACGCGCGCGACTTTCTCTTCCCCAAGGCTTACATAGACGAGGATCTCCACCGGGACTTTACCGTTGTCGTCAAGAATAACGGGCAACACATGGCTATTGATCAGGACCACAGCCCGTTCGATGTCGTGGCATGGCATGGAAATGCTGTTCCGTACAAG TACGACTTAACCAAGTTCGCATCGCAGAACGCCACATCCGTCGACCACACCGACCCATGCATCAACACCGTCCTGACCGCGCGGTCACGGGATCCCAATACGTCGCTCGTCGACTTCCTCTGGTTTGGTCCCCGCTGGGACGTAGCATCCAACACGTTCCGCCCTCCTTATTTCCACCGTAACGCCGCCTCCGAGTTCCTCGCATGCCTGTACGGCAAAGGCCTGAGTCGTTCGGACGATTTCCGGCCCGGTGGTGCTAGCTACGATAGGGGAAACACACCGCATGGAGGCTTTGACGATAGCTATGTTATGAACTCGAAGAAGCCGACCGTTAATCAACCGGAGCGCATCTTGGAAGGTACATCATcagtctctctctctctctctctctctctgctcAAACCATGCGATTGGTCCAGGGTCGTCGGCGTTAACTAA
- a CDS encoding Homogentisate 1,2-dioxygenase: MTINDGGSAGMSNTSLENTARHQTMENHAPATVEPTLQERVPATDPQKVFHYTDLQRTKPTRANDPYDYLVGFGNRHESEVIPGALPVAQYNPQDRGFGLYTEGLTYSFFAAPRHSNMSTFMYRARPSAAHRGYRSVDSKSNVENCFLSLNPKVKTLPAQAEWSPFPLPTAGDEIDFTDGLHTLGGSGDPNLREGVALSIYAFNKNMDGKAYCNTDGDFLIVAQLGNLNIQTEMGRLFLQPGEICVIQRSIRFRVDLGPDVAVARGYIIEVWGSTWELPDLGPIGGHGLANARDFLFPKAYIDEDLHRDFTVVVKNNGQHMAIDQDHSPFDVVAWHGNAVPYKYDLTKFASQNATSVDHTDPCINTVLTARSRDPNTSLVDFLWFGPRWDVASNTFRPPYFHRNAASEFLACLYGKGLSRSDDFRPGGASYDRGNTPHGGFDDSYVMNSKKPTVNQPERILEEQMTIMVETSRTLLFTEWARKSCGVLQEQGTNPAVWDRLPDNFSANPRVKEMLKRAKEDEAAERARIDFYHNVNLWNRS; encoded by the exons ATGACTATCAACGACGGCGGCTCGGCAGGTATGAGCAACACATCTCTCGAAAACACAGCCCGCCATCAGACGATGGAGAATCATGCTCCTGCCACCGTTGAACCAACTCTCCAAGAACGCGTCCCAGCCACGGACCCGCAGAAGGTGTTCCACTATACAGACCTCCAACGAACTAAGCCAACTAGAGCCAATGACCCGTACGACTATCTCGTTGGCTTCGGCAACCGTCATGAGTCTGAAGTCATCCCAGGGGCTCTCCCTGTAGCCCAATACAACCCGCAGGACCGTGGGTTTGGGCTGTATACAGAAGGCCTAACCTATTCTTTCTTCGCAGCACCGAGACACAGCAACATGAGTACATTCATGTATCGAGCGCGACCATCCGCAGCCCATCGTGGCTACAGATCGGTCGACAGTAAATCCAACGTGGAGAATTGCTTCCTGTCGCTGAACCCAAAGGTCAAAACACTCCCAGCCCAGGCCGAGTGGTCGCCCTTCCCTCTTCCAACCGCGGGCGATGAGATAGATTTCACCGACGGACTGCATACGCTGGGCGGGAGCGGCGACCCGAATCTGCGCGAGGGCGTAGCGCTTTCCATCTACGCCTTCAACAAAAACATGGACGGCAAGGCGTACTGCAACACGGACGGCGACTTTCTCATCGTAGCTCAGCTGGGCAATCTGAACATCCAGACAGAGATGGGCAGACTTTTCCTTCAGCCCGGCGAGATCTGCGTCATCCAACGTAGTATTCGGTTCCGGGTCGATCTGGGCCCGGACGTCGCGGTCGCTCGTGGCTACATCATTGAGGTCTGGGGCTCGACGTGGGAACTGCCTGACTTAGGCCCCATTGGCGGTCACGGATTGGCCAACGCGCGCGACTTTCTCTTCCCCAAGGCTTACATAGACGAGGATCTCCACCGGGACTTTACCGTTGTCGTCAAGAATAACGGGCAACACATGGCTATTGATCAGGACCACAGCCCGTTCGATGTCGTGGCATGGCATGGAAATGCTGTTCCGTACAAG TACGACTTAACCAAGTTCGCATCGCAGAACGCCACATCCGTCGACCACACCGACCCATGCATCAACACCGTCCTGACCGCGCGGTCACGGGATCCCAATACGTCGCTCGTCGACTTCCTCTGGTTTGGTCCCCGCTGGGACGTAGCATCCAACACGTTCCGCCCTCCTTATTTCCACCGTAACGCCGCCTCCGAGTTCCTCGCATGCCTGTACGGCAAAGGCCTGAGTCGTTCGGACGATTTCCGGCCCGGTGGTGCTAGCTACGATAGGGGAAACACACCGCATGGAGGCTTTGACGATAGCTATGTTATGAACTCGAAGAAGCCGACCGTTAATCAACCGGAGCGCATCTTGGAAG AGCAAATGACCATCATGGTCGAGACCAGCAGGACGCTGCTGTTTACCGAATGGGCGCGCAAATCCTGCGGCGTGCTTCAGGAGCAAGGCACGAATCCCGCCGTGTGGGATAGGCTACCG GACAATTTC